The genome window AGAGGTTGCTGCGGAATTGGGTTTTGGTTGGGGAAAATCTACGTACGAGAGGAGTAAGTACCATTACTGTTTGCTACATAAAGTGTGCGGGGGTTTCGGAGTCGGTCACTCATGTTTTTATTGAGTGCCCGATAGCCAAGGCGGTGTAGATGAAGATCTTTGTTTGGTGTAACTGGGACCTTACAGGCCtctcatccctggagcagcttgTTCAGGAGTATACGCGACTAGATTCTTATGTCAATAGTACATTGCTTTTGGGTATAATTTACTCCACTTTATGGGTAATTTGGAAGGATAGTAACAACAGGCTCATTAAGGGTGGGGGGGGGGAACGTTCTTTGGAGTCGGCTTCCGAGGATGTTATTAACCTCTCGTTCGGATGGGTAAAATATCATTCGAAGTTCTGTGTTGATAGCTGGGAAGGTTGggttaatttgttttttttttgttattttatgttttgtatggCTGTGTATGTGCAGAGTATGTTCTGCACTTTTTTGTCTGAGTGGTTGTTGCTAGAAAAGTCCTGGAAGAGGCTTGCTTTGGGTCAGATTTTAAGGTATCCGAGTGGCTTAACTGGGTCCCTATTAAAGTTAATGGTTTCATATAGAGGTTGCTGCAGAATTGGGTTCTGGTTGGGAAAAATCTATGTGCGAGAGGAGTTAGTACCATTACTGGTTGCTGCATAAAGTGTGCGGGGGTTTCGGAGTCGGTCACGCATGTTTTTATTGAGTGCCCGATAGCCAAGGCGGTGTGGATGAAGATCTCTGGTTGGTGGAACTAGGACCTTACAGGCCTCTCATCCCTAGAGCAGCTTGTTCAGGAGTGTACGCGACTAGATTCTTATGTCAATAGTACATTGCTTTTGGGTATAATTTACTCCACTTTATGGGTAATTTGGAAGGATAGTAACAACAGGCTCTTTAAAGGGGGGGGGGCGTTCTTTGGAGTCGGCTTCCGAGGATGCTATTAACCTCTCGTTCGGATGGGTAAAATACCGTTCGAAGTTCTGTGTTGATAGCTGGGAAGGTtgggttaatttttttttgttattttatgttttgtatggCTGTGTATGTGCAGAGTATGTTCTGCACTTTTTTGTCTTGTTTAGATTTTTACCCCTTGTTTCCGTTTTACCACGTAATCTCGCTGGTATTTCTTTTGTGGTCTGAGAAGTTttgctgctgttaaaaaaaaattaacatttgCTTGATTACTCTATGTTCCTGTATCATTGTTTATTTAACATTGTTCATTTTTTTGTTTATCTGATTGATCAATACAAcgatcatgcacatgtgcattatgttgataacACCCATACTCGTCACCGAtcgtgcacatgtgcattatattgaTAATACCCATACTCGTCATCCGTAAACTGTTAACCATCATTAACATGAACATGCACATGTGCGTCACGTTAACAAAACCCAATAATCATAACTAATCATACAAGTTAACAACACCCAATAATCATAACTAATCATACAGTTAACCATTAATACATAACAGTGCACATGCGCATCACATTGCCAACACCCTTTAATCATCTCCCTATAATCATATGTTAACCATCAGCACATTTCCCCTGCACATGTGCATCGTAACGCTAACACCCTATAATTATCACTCTAACACCCTATAATTATCACTGATAAACTATTGACCCGCTATAGTCATCACTGATAAACCATTGACCCACTATAATCATCACCGATAAATTGTTGACCATGTATACATGGTTGACCGATAAACTGTTGACCACGTATACATCGTTGACCGTTTAAACATTGTGCGTACACATTCCATATGTTTTATTAATTATGATATTTATATCCTCTTtttattcattttgttttttatttatatataggAACAATCCTACATTGAGCATTGTACACATCGGTACATATTATGTTCAAAAGAATGGTACATACTATGTTCAAAAGAAGGACAACCAAGAAAATAGTTAAACTACTTATAAATTGATTATCACTTGTTTTTTTGTTTACATTCCTTGTTTATACTTATTTTTTTATCTACTTAGAGGTGTAGTATTCACTGTTGTATTCATGACCAATTAACATAAATTACCAACATGTCCACTGTTTCAacatcatgcacatgtgcattacccAACGCGTGCATTTTCAACATTGAAACCATACAATCTAAACTTATCGATGCACGGTTTTtgtaggaccgttattgacagtcgtgtgagtcaatcagagctagatacTACTGATTATGCAGCGGAAGTACACAATCAGCATGAATCAAAGTAGAaattgagtagaaacagaagcagATCACTTTAAACTGGTTTTCTCATTAATCTTTCATGAAAAAGtcgagcagcagttcggctacacagtAAACATGCGCGTACAAAATGAAAAAACACAactactatatataggggttgggATTTCACTCATATGACCATGtatcacttggagcgaaatcagaagctagtgatttcgctccaaatgacacattgtcattatgagcgaaatcggTACATTACAAACCCAATTTTACATATTAACCCCCTATACATTCCATAGTTAACatatctagaccctatacatgaacaactaagactaagacgcaggctttagacattcgtgcactaacaaactcccccttggatacagctgcagtcttcagtcttgtcttcgggtcttcacaGGGACTTGAACTTTTCTTCATGCTGCTTAGGCTTCCTCCTAAGCGCATTCCTTATCCTgtcattctctttctttcttgCCTTCTCTTCTTCAGCTTGAATGTTCATCCACGTTCCTCtcttttcttcaagcttttgacgttcacgTTTAGCTTTCCTCTTCATCTTCTCGTCGAGCGACCACCAAGATGACTTCCATTTACTCTCAGAATTGAtacctttctgaaagcaaagaGTAGCAACACGTTGAAATTGCATGGCCTGCTCTTTGTCTTCTGCTTGATAGTGAATCTTATTGATGAACAGACATTCGATATCCTTCGCAGAGCAATTGactaaccacatcgggtcatATACATGTATCTCTCTCAATTCTCCTCTTGTTCTGTAAGTAATGACAGCCTCAGTCGAAATGTAACTATAAACCCAGCCCAAGAATCCCTTATAGAAACCCTGCTCCATTGGTGGCACTGGAATAGTTTTCATTGTCTTCGGCTTTTTCACGTTGAGTATCGTTTCTACAACCCCTGTTTCCGGATTAACTCTCTGTACTCTCTTAGGGTAATGTGGCTTCCAGTGGCAAAATTCTTTCAACGATTCAAACTTGATATACCCCCACATCGGAATATCATTCTTTCGCACCGAATACCCAAGAGTTCTAACTTTAGACAGCTCCTCCACATCCCACCAAGGTAATGACATCACGTCATATAAGTATTCAAAGTACTATACCCCACATTCTCTCCTGATTGCGTAAGCATTAACTTGAGGTAAGAAACCCAGCTTATGATGTCATCGAGAGACACACTTCGATCACGTTGATAATACTTCAACGGTCTTTTAAACTTCCTCTCGTGACTATCTTTAAACCATTTTTTCCGTTCTTCCTTTGCCATATCTTTGGGAGTGCCATCAAAGTTCTTATCTTTCAGGATCTCTGAAACTTTTCTTCTCAACTCATCGCGATTTTCTTCTGTAAAGAACTCCATCAGCGTAGGCAACTGAGAAGTATCTTCACTAACACTTTCATCATCTGTCCAATCTTCGACTTCAACTCTGTCATACATGTCGGCATCTTCAACATACTTATACTCATATTCAGGCTGGTGATTGATGTCGAAGGCTTTCAATTCTTCCTCAAAATCGAACTTAAAATCAGGATTCACCATGCGAGTCATTTCTTTAATTGCTTCCAACGTGTAAGTATGAAAATGTTCGCCTTCTTCTCTGTAAGTATCCAATCTCAGGATTAACTTCTCGGCATGTTGAACATTTTGTGCATCACCTGACTCCCCCTTTCCCTCAGCTCCCCCTGATTCTTCATTCACAGAAtcattcatcaaatcatcaacaaTCTTTTCAGTGGAAGCTTCAGTTACTTTCACACCCATACCACCCTGAGCATCGTCATCATCGTTACCAGAACCATGACTGCTCGCAGAAAACActttctcatcttcatcatcttcttcgtcatcctcctcatcatcatcttcgtcaTCACTATCACCAAATAGCTTGTCAAAAGGTGTATCTTCTTCAAAAAGACTAGATATAGCAGATATAGGTTCAGGATTCTCAACaaccattgaaggaacaattgatCTTTCTGTCACAGCAGAACTACCTTCAACGCCTTTACCTttatctttcatttgttcatcaatcTCTGCTTGACATTGTGCCCTGAGTTCTTCAACTTGTAACTCTTCAAACTTTTGTTTAACTGTCGTTCCAAGCATACTTTCAACGACTTTATTCAACATATAGAATTCATGATCTCTGAATGCTTTAGCCGCTCCTAACTCTTTGTTTTTCATCTTGAAGTATTCATTTTGTTCATCTCTTCAAGCTTTttcttcttcaagctcagcaactCTCACCTTCAAAATATCAATCTCTGATTGATCAGAGtcaatctttttcaccaactcTTTTTTATCAGTCTCCAACTTCTTCACACGCATTTCAAGAATTCTCTCACGATCAGAAACTTTCTTGTTCTCAGCAGCTAACttcttgttttcagcaatcacttcatcaactttcttttcaacattctTGACCTGTGAGGTTTTTGCAAAGTCAAAATCTCCTACATCATCAAGGCTTACACTCAAATTCGAAGGAGCAGCTGGAAAACCTCGGTACCCCGCAGAACCAAGTGTTAGTTGCATTTGGGTGCGAGGTGGTGTTTGAAAAAGTTCTTGCGATGTGAATAAggtttgttgtggtggtggtgaaatATGTAGTGGTGAAAGATGTATAGGTGATCGTTGTCTGGGTGGTGTTTGctgttttggtggtgaaggtTGTTGTGGAGGTGTAGGTTGTCATGGAGGTGATTGGATTGGTGATTGAGGTGGTGTTggttcatgtggtggtgttggtggtttaCTGGTTTCTTTGGAAGGTTTCTTCTTTAAGACGATCTTTGGCATTTTAATCTTTGGTGTAACTTTTCGGATCTTTGGAGATACAACTTTCTTTCGTGCTCCAGCTTTCTTTTGACCTACTGAAGGAGATTGTGACTCAGAGACATGTTCTGGAGAAGGAACATAAGCATCATCGTCATCTTTTTCCTGTCTCTTTCTTTTCCTCAACAATTTCTCTTGTTTTGTTGCTTCCTGAACTCTTCTTAAACGTTCAGTCTCGTCAATCTCATCATCTGAAGAGCTCGAAGAACTTGTAGTGCTCTTATCAACATCATCACCCTCAATGTCATCAATGACCTTCTCTTTTCCAGCTTCGACATTAACCGCTTGATCAACTTCAGCAGTCACTGTTGGCCCAGTTTCCAAGACATGAACATTAAACATCATATCTTCACCAGCATTATACAGATCATCTTCCACAGTTACCCCTGGCTCATCTTCTTCAGGTTCATCAATCAATAACGTTTCTGCGGctttcttttgctttttctttGGTTTTGATGATGACCCTTCACCCTCTTGAACTTTAGGAGTGGCCTTTCTGCGTCTCCTCCCTGTTTCTTTGACAAACCATTCATTTTTGATGCTTTTAAACTCCGCAAGAGTTTTCAGCTCTTCAGCATAGGCTGCCTCTTTCAATTCTTCTTCGTTTCTCCAGTTTTTATGATCAACTAGATCAGGATCAACGTAGTTTACATTCTTTATAAATCCGAAGAATTCTGCACCAATCTTTGGTTCAGGGTGATTAGGATGATATCTCGCAAGCTGTTTGAGCGAATCGTTGCTCATATGTGATTGCACCAACAAGTCATCCTTTATATTTTGATCAATTTCTGGATAAGCGTGATCGATCAACATCTGCACGAATCGAGGATACATCCATGTCTTGCTCTTCGTTGTGATTTTCTCTGTCATGTAGTGGAATACAATATGCGAAAAGTTGTACTTCTTGTTCAGCACTAACGCAGTAACCATGTTCATTTGATAGTCGCACATTGTATCGTAACTTCCCTTTGTATGGCTAAGCGACATCAAAATACAATGAATAAGGAACTTGTATGGTTTCTAAAATTTCGACTTCAAATAGTTCCCAACATTCAATGCTCCCTGATAACCCATCCTAAGCATGCAGCCTTTCACCATTCGTTCTGGAAATCTTATTGGCGACTCTGCCTCATCCGGAAAATTAATAACCTCGCGAATAAGCGCTTCAGTGACAAGTATCTTCTCCTTTTTACCATGCACCTCAACAATTGACGAAATTACTTTGTTTTCAGCATCATAGCttgcattcttccagaaacgGTCAATATGTGATTTGTACAACGGTCGTTGATCAGTAAGCGCTTTCTGGATTGGAATACGACTCATAAATTCCAAGATACCGCTGAACTTGGCCAATTCAGAGTTTTTCTGCATATCCAAATCACAACAGCtattgtgaagaggatcaaaGATAACACTGGAACCCTGCATTTCAAAACAATCATACAATGAAAATTAGACACTTAGGAAAAATTTCATCACAAAACACTTATAAGCGAAATCACACTAAGTGCACATTGAGCGAAATCAACATTATGCACTATGAGCGAAAACAAACAACACTAAGAGTGAAATCTCATGAGAACACTAAGGGCGAAATCACAAATGTACACAATGAACGAAATCATAACATATGCTCAAAAGCGAAATCTGAAGGATGACCTAAGAGCGAAATCACATGATACACCTATGAGCGGAATCACTGATGTGCATCTTGGGCAAAATCAAATTCATACAC of Helianthus annuus cultivar XRQ/B chromosome 1, HanXRQr2.0-SUNRISE, whole genome shotgun sequence contains these proteins:
- the LOC110929985 gene encoding uncharacterized protein LOC110929985, with translation MVTALVLNKKYNFSHIVFHYMTEKITTKSKTWMYPRFVQMLIDHAYPEIDQNIKDDLLVQSHMSNDSLKQLARYHPNHPEPKIGAEFFGFIKNVNYVDPDLVDHKNWRNEEELKEAAYAEELKTLAEFKSIKNEWFVKETGRRRRKATPKVQEGEGSSSKPKKKQKKAAETLLIDEPEEDEPGVTVEDDLYNAGEDMMFNVHVLETGPTVTAEVDQAVNVEAGKEKVIDDIEGDDVDKSTTSSSSSSDDEIDETERLRRVQEATKQEKLLRKRKRQEKDDDDAYVPSPEHVSESQSPSVGQKKAGARKKVVSPKIRKVTPKIKMPKIVLKKKPSKETSKPPTPPHEPTPPQSPIQSPP